tgaaagatttgGGTGAAGCTTCGTATGTCTTGGGAATTGAAATcaaaagagatagagagagaggacTTCTGGGACTATCGCAGAAAGGGTACATAGAGAAAGTGTTAAAAAGATTCAATATGGCATCATGTGGAACCACAGAAATGCCAATTTCGAAGGGTGATAAACTGAGCAAAGAACAAAGTCCAAGAAACGAGATTGAAAGGGAGaacatgaaggacaaaccataTGCTTCATTAGTGGGAAGTTTGATGTATGTTCAGGTCTGTACAAGGCCTGACCTTGCATTTACCATTAGTGTTCTAGGGAGATTTCAGTCCAACCCTGGAGAAGCACATTGGAATGCAGGGAAAAGGGTTATGAGATACCTTCAAAGAACTAAATCTCACATGCTCATTTACAAGAAAACTGAACGTTTGGTTTTGGAAGGTTATAGTGATGCTGACTTTGCAGGATGTCCTGATGATTTAAAATCAACTTCGGGTTTTGTCTTCACTATGGCAGGAGGAGCTGTGTCGTGGAAAAGTTCTAAACAAGATATAGTTGCAGCCTCAACTATGGTTGCTGAGTACTTGTCATGTTGTGAAACAGTCAATCAGGCAATATGGATGAAAAATTTTATTACAGGATTGAGAGTGGTAGACTCAATTCAAAGGCCTATTCAGATATTCTGTGATAACAATGCAGCCATCTTTTTCTCTAAGAACAACAAAAGGTCAACTGCAACAAGGAATTTGGAGATTAAATATCTCATTGCTCGAGAAAAGGTAATGGCAGGACTTGTTAAGATTGATTACTTGGCAACTGGTTCTATGATTGCAGATCCTTTGAATAAGCCGGTGCCAGCTGCAGTGTTCAAAGGGCATGTTGCTAAAATGGGTGTGCTAGCAGGTTTTGAAGCTGTGGAATAGTGGGAGTCGTGTTTGTTCAATTTGTTAAGTTCTAATTTAGCATGTTTAGATTTATGCATTGAGAATAAGGTTATATTTATAACTAATAAAGATGTTGCTGTTGGTTGTTCAAAGTTCCCTTAAAGCATACAGCATTAGTTATAATGATATGTTTTAATACATGAATATCAATCTGAGTTATTGTTTAAAGATTAACAACCATTGAGGTTTCTTATGAAGCATGAAGAAAGCCTACGTTGGTAGTCATAAGGAGGACCACATGTCAAATGtgtttaaatatatatgtacaGTCACATTTACATATTTCCATGTCTTGTTGGAGTTTCATGTATGGTATGGTTTCATGAAGTGATTATGGGGATGCTGTTCTGGAGATGAGCATATAATTCCTTATAGTTCTTTATGAATACTCTGCAATGACAGAAACTGGATTTTCAGGTTTATGTTCAACTCTAAACTCATGGCCACTTAAGTATAATCTCTCTTCAGTATTACTATGATTAACAAGTGTTGGCtctagtgggagaatgtaagtcTCATGAGAGCTGCACACTTGTTAATACATGTATCTAAGGTTTGAGGTTATAGAGTTCGAGTATGACTTTGTTTGTAAGCTACCAAAAGGTGTGTACGATAAGGAATGTAGCTAAACAATCCTGATAAACTATACTACTGTTATATTATCTGATATGGATACTTGGGATTGCATGATAAGGTTGAGTTCAATTAGGACTAACATTATGGGAAGTCTCCTAGTTGAACACCATTGCATAAGGTATAAATATAGGGTCCCTGCACTCTCAATTGACACGCAATAAAAGAGCCTCACGCCCCATAGTATTGAGCAATTGCATTCTGAGATTGACGAGTTGCAGAAGAAGCCTATCTCGATCGCATTCTAGCCGACATGGTTTCTACAGGTTAGTGGTTATTTGGTTTTAGTGAACAAGTTATGTATTAATCTAATCTTACATTACTCAGCATATAAATAATAAGCCAATACTATAGTTTGTATATACGTATATACATTGTCTTCTTTAGCGAATGCAACAGGTTCCATCCGTGCTTTTGATGGACCTTACACTTGATTTCATTCGTCATATCGTAAAGAGCCTTGAAGCATATCTTCATATAGTCCGGTAAGTGCTCTATAGCACCAATTTTCCGTCTGCAACATAACAATTTACAGTCAGTTCATTGTGAAAACTGGTGAAGTTAATTAACAAGTCAATAGCCGTTTTAATTATTGTTACATATTAACAACTTCCGTTAAGAGAGTGAGATCATCGAGCATCCCGTAAACGTCAAAAAATTAATGTCATCAACCAAAATAGATAAATGAGACAGATTTTGTGAGCTCAATCCTCTCATCTGTCAAGTTTCGATTTGTTAGGGTGCCCTGCTTACCCGAACCTTCTGCAAGAaaactataaataaataaaaaatcagcgGCTCATATTCTCCTCAAGGTTTGGAAGGcgatatttcatattataattgaaGTTGAGATTTCACTATATAACTAATTGACAATATATAGTAGCTCATGCAAGATTCCTCCTCTTATCAATTTGGAATTCATTCTTAACACGCCCCAtgtgtggtgaattttcaagcctaacacataCGGAGTCATGTGACCATTGAGTTTCACAAGTGAGATGACTTATTTTGGTATCATTAAGAAATTtgaggttccatcataaaaccaattggtaatatgggAGTAGCCCGACTTATGAATCCCTCCTTCGTGTGGGATTCATTTTCAATAATGATCAGACATCAATGGGACCACTCTAGCAACATTAAGAGCGAGTTTTGTGaatggttgcttggaaaatgGTGGGGAAGAAAGGTAAAGATGGGCGCCGTTGGTCGATGCTGAGGTAGGAGATAGAggaaaggagaaaaagaagaagagagcagGTTTGGGCGATGAAAATGGAGGAGAGGAGAGATGGGGGTTTGAGGAAGTGAGGAGAGAAGGTTGCCGCGGGCCTTTGCCGGAACAAGGGCTGGAGGTTGGAGGCACCGGATCTAGGGTTTGGGTCGGCAGGCGAGAAGATtaggttatttatttatttatttatttttattttttatcctcGAGAAGATTGGGTTTCACCAGAGAGTGAATGAATGATGAGTTTTCCTTTggaaacaattttatttttatttttttttagaaaatccCAACGGTGCAAGGGGAATAATTTTTATATGTCAATTTAATAAGTTCATCTTATTAAAAGTTGGTTTTATGACCATGTGGTACAATAATGTACTACAACATATAAGTAATTCATTGATCAATGAATCAAGTGATGGTCCCTcatcaaaaagaaagaaaacaaagacaacCATACATCATCATAGAACTACTAAAAGGTGGGGACGAATCGAGCCAATTATTGCGTTGAGAGAGTGAATTTTATTCATTATCAATTTGATTTTCATTGACTAATTAATCACATTCTAACATGATAATAACTTTGTGAAATTCTTATTTGCGAGATTTTATAATAAAAGATTGGTATGAGAATCATAAGTttctattctttttttcttttaataagagGACAGCCAAAgaaggtgaaaaaaaaaaaaaagcacaataTCACTATCTTCCAAAACTAAAAAGGAGAGCCAAAACCAAGCCACTCTTGAATCCAAACTATATATAATTTGAGCAACGCGATTAAACAAAGCTTGCATGAGGTCTCTGGTGaccttttcctttctcaaatttgatcaaTCTATGCTTGGCTAATGGCTGCGCTGGTTACTTGGCCTTGTGCAAGAAAACTATCAAAAAGCAGCGACTTCATATTCTCCTCAAGGCTTGGAAGGCGATGTTGAGAATTATAATCATACATCAATGGGACCATTCTAACAACATTAAGAGCAAGTTTTGTAAAAGATGCTGAAAATGGATTTGATGCAGAGAAACATTCTTGGTTGAGAAACTTCCATTCTTCCGAAATCCTATGGACAACGAATGCTCGTGCATCTTCGTCTGAACAACCTTGGTTTTCATTCACGTAACACGCTATGTATGAACCATCATATCCATCTTGGCCCTCATCCTGCaattaatcaagaaaatataattaatactatatcttctttttttaacaAGTGCTAAACGTAACTCAAACTAAGTAAATTAAGTACGAACCTTGGCACTTCCGAAGTCATCCCATAGCCGAAGAATCGTTGCGGTTGAGGATATAAGGCTAGATATGTTGAGGTTGTCCAGAATATGTACAGTTTCCTTGGTTATACCTTGACCCAGTAAGAAGAATCCATGCGTTAAAACCACAGGCACCCCTGAACTGATGAGCCCATTGTTCAAGTACTCTTCCGTGTTTGGCAAGTGCCCGCAACTAAACCATCGCGCTTCTAGTAGGAACGCTTTGCATAATGTTGCCCACTGTATGGATGCAGTAATAATATTAACAATAATTCAAGATCTGAACTGCAACGGTTAAGTCCTTGAATCAAAAGTTAATTTATATACCGATTTTTTAAGGGACTCTATAGGGTTCCATCCATGCTTTTTGTGCACAATGTAGCTGGTTTCATTGGTAATGTCATAAAGAGCCTTAAAACATATCTTCATGTAATTTGGTAGTTCACCAGTTGCGTCAATGTCCCATCtgcatatataattaattacatGCGTGATGTCAGCGCATGACTATGAATTTAGACTGCTGATACTCATGCATGACTCAAATTCACAGTTTAGCAATATAATCACATTTTATTTGCACACTAGTGTAACATGTAGGATATCATAAAAATACACAACGCGTACCTCTCAACTGCAGCTGtgaagagaatgagttcatcgAGGGTCCCATGAACATCAAAAATATCGTCAATTATGTAGACAAGAGAGATCGATTTTGTGAGTTCAACCCTTTCCTCTGATAAGTTTGGATCTGTAAGGCATGCCATCGGCCAGGTATACCATTTAATTGGCTGGTCTCTCACAAACTTCAACTCCTCAGTCAATCCTAGTTCTTTCCACCACCTAATTAGGATGAAAAATATTGTTATTAATTTAAAGGAGTACTAATTCAAGAAGTACTTAGAGTCAGTGTCTTTGATCTGAACTCACTTGGATACTTGTTGAATTTCATTTCGGATTAGAGATTCGACCATGTTGAACTCTAGTTTTCCTAGCTCCCGCAAATCATTGACCCAATTCTCCTTTCCTTCGAAACTATGCAAGAAGTTTTTAGCCATGAATCTTGTCAAGCTCTTGTGATGAGGATGCTCCAATGAGTACGCTACCGCTGAAGCTCGATGATCATCGAGATTGTTTGGCATCCAAGCGGTAAGAAGCTGGTGGCTTCGTCTTCCCGCTTCAACAAGTGCCTCTTCTCCTGGGAAACTCATATGAGAAGCTTCATATAATCCCACTAGTCCGTTTATGTCGACTTTGAGTTTCTCATTGTTCTTGAACTTATTAAACACATCTGTTATtcacaagaaaaattaattactATACTAGCAATGGTGACATTAACTGAAAATATATGCTTCGCTTAACTGGTCGTTTTAGTAAAATAACATTTTGCTGTAAAGTTAGCACAAAAAAGAGAATTGAGACCAACCTATGGTTACATGATAACCTTGCTGTCTCAGTAGTCGAAAACGAAGTGAAACCACACGAAGCTCATCACTGGATTCATCGTTATAAGCTCTCGTATATTGCGTTTTCATTATTGCTTCAATCTCCTCTTGGAAACGATAATCAACGCCGAGGCGTTGCACGGCGTCGACCGCAATCAATTGTTCATTTTCTCCGATATTTGCGAGTGCATCCTTcaattccttcaatttttttgcATAGCGAACCTGAAGGTCGCCCTAAAAGGGGAAACATTGAACTTAATAAGACACCAGATTGAATTAATTacatattaagaaaaaaaaagagagagaagataTTGTGTGGAGTAAGTAGGGTTAGTTTTGGTACATCAACTGTGGAGCAATTTGGATacttaacatatatatatgtgtgtgtatatatgtacatGTTGGGTTATTAGTTTTGGAACTTACAGTAAGTTGTTCGTTGGAGGAAGTAGAGTGAGGTTGGAGAAAGTTTGCCATTTTctacaagaaagaaagaaggaaattcCAGTTCTGGATGAGAGAATATTCTTGTTGGGAGTTAAGTGAGGTGATCAGCTCATGGTGATTCCTAGTCAATTTATAGGACAAACATCCCTTGGCATGTAAGGCAAGATGGCGAAAGCATCCAGAACGCGTTTAACATAACTTTAACGCGGTGAGATCAATATGTATGAGTGGCGCTGAGTACTTGGTCGGTGCCTAATATCGTTACCAATACACATCgtttttcacaatttttttgttGGGAAAAGAAGGGAGTTGAAGAATCCAAATCACCTTAGTTATAAGGATCAACATAGTTTAGACCGTTTTAAGGATCTGCATGTATTTGCTGTAAAACTTAGTCAACCACCTTAGTTTTATGCTTAACTATTGTAGCTCCCATTTTTAACCGCGCTTTGGGGATGGGGCTGTCATCAGATTTTGGTGGGCAAGAATGCATTAACCTCccagtgatattttttttaacattccTCCTgaaatttcatttcaattttaattttacccTATAAAACTCAAATCTCGCCTACCCTGTCACATCTCGATCCGGGCCCAACCACATCCTGAGCTCAactccaccgtaacacgatGTTGTCCGTTTTgagccccaaccacgccctcacggatttgtttctgagaactcacacgaaaaCCTCCCAGtgcccatcatgggattgctctcgcgcgaactcgcttaacttcggagttctaatAGAACCCGAAGCaagtgagctctcaaaatgcCTCATGTTAGGTAAAGAttagaatatacatataagacttacatgatccacttccctgggcgatgtgggatgttacaatctacccccttagGGCCCCAAAATCCtagtcggcacacttccgaccaaggatgggctctgataccaaattgtcacatcccggcccgggccctcACCATATCCCAGGCTCAACTCCaccatagcacaatattgtccccTCATGTTAGATAAAGAttagaatatacatataagacttacatgatccacttccctgggcgatgtgggatgttacaatctacccccttaggggcccgacatcctagtcggcacacttccgaccaaggatgggctctgataccaaattgtcacatcccggcccgggccctcACCATATCCCAGGCTCAACTCCaccatagcacaatattgtccgctttgggtcccgaccacgctctcatggttttgtttctgagaactcagatgagaacttcccaatgggtcacctatcatgagattgctctcgtgcgaactcgcttaacttcagagttccgatggaacccgaaaccagtaaactcccaaaaggcctcgtgctaagtaAAGATAAGAATATACGTATAagacttacatgatccacttctctggacaatgtgggatgttacatacccCTTTTTAAGGAAGTAGCGAAAAATAATCTTAAAAATTTCAAGACTTAAAGCCAAAAAACCCTATCCACATAAACCAAAACCCTATAAAACTCTTCTCATTCTAGCAGAGGATAGCCACATAAACCAAAACCCTATCTACCGCACATTTTTGGGCTAAAAGCTGACGAAACGTTAATTCAGAAAGACGTGGTCACTCTTCTCATTCTAGCAGAGGATAGCCACCGCACATTTTTGGGCTAAAAGCTGAAGAAACCTTAATTCAGAAAAACGTGGTCAGTGGGTTTAGATaataaatattagttttttcgtttttttaaatat
This genomic interval from Malus domestica chromosome 05, GDT2T_hap1 contains the following:
- the LOC103427814 gene encoding (3S,6E)-nerolidol synthase 1-like (The RefSeq protein has 9 substitutions compared to this genomic sequence); translation: MAHFLQAHSTSSNEQLTGDLQVRYAKKLKELKDALANIREDEQLIAVDTVQRLGVDYRFQEEIEAIMKTQCTRAYNDESSDELRVVSLRFRLLRQQGYHVTIDVFNKFKNNEKLKVDINGLVGLYEASHMSFPGEEALVEAGRRSHQLLTAWMPNNLDDHRASAVAYSLEHPHHKSLTRFMAKNFLHSFEGKENWVNDLRELGKLEFNMVESLIRNEIQQVSKWWKELGLTEELKFVRDQPIKWYTWPMACLADPNLSEERVELTKSISLVYIIDDIFDVHGTLDELILFTAAVERWDIDATGELPNYMKICFKALYDITNETSYIVHKKHGWNPIESLKKSWATLCKAFLLEARWFSCGHLPNTEEYLNNGLISSGVPVVLTHGFFLLGQGITKETVHILDNLNISSLVSSTATILRLWDDFGSAKDEGQDGYDGSYIACYVNENQGCSDEDARAFVVHRISEEWKFLNQECFSASNPFSASFTKLALNVARMVPLMYDYNSQHRLPSLEENMKSLLFDSFLAQGQVTSAAISQA